The Pan troglodytes isolate AG18354 chromosome 8, NHGRI_mPanTro3-v2.0_pri, whole genome shotgun sequence genome window below encodes:
- the ANKRD2 gene encoding ankyrin repeat domain-containing protein 2, which yields MQPAVPFCNSVALAKAQPVPSAQDRGWTGSFLHPCSWDTVPSGSNRPGVGGATGSAPWPWLPLLPGAARGEGDRWGRQVENWASELMAKAPSWAGVGALAYKAPEALWPAEAVMDGTMEDSEAVQRATALIEQRLAQEEENEKLRGDARQKLPMDLLVLEDEKHHGAQSAALQKVKGQERVRKTSLDLRREIIDVGGIQNLIQLRKKRKQKKRDALAASHEPPPEPEEITGPVDEETFLKAAVEGKMKVIEKFLADGGSADTCDQFRRTALHRASLEGHMEILEKLLDSGATVDFQDRLDCTAMHWACRGGHLEVVKLLQSHGADTNVRDKLLSTPLHVAVRTGQVEIVEHFLSLGLEINARDREGDTALHDAVRLNRYKIIKLLLLHGADMMTKNLAGKTPTDLVQLWQADTRHALEHPEPGAEQNGLEGPNDSGRETPQPVPAQ from the exons ATGCAGCCAGCAGTTCCCTTTTGCAACTCAGTTGCCTTGGCTAAGGCCCAACCAGTCCCAAGTGCTCAGGACAGAGGCTGGACGGGCTCCTTCCTGCACCCCTGCTCTTGGGACACAGTGCCCTCCGGCTCTAATAGGCCAGGAGTTGGGGGGGCAACTGGCTCTGCTCCCTGGCCCTGGCTCCCCCTGCTCCCTGGGGCTGCCCGAGGTGAAGGTGACAGGTGGGGGAGGCAGGTGGAGAATTGGGCCAGTGAGCTCATGGCAAAGGCGCCCAGCTGGGCAGGGGTGGGTGCTCTGGCCTATAAAGCCCCCGAGGCCCTGTGGCCTGCAGAGGCGGTTATGGACGGCACCATGGAGGACTCCGAGGCGGTGCAGAGGGCCACAGCGCTCATCGAGCAGCGGCTGGCACAGGAGGAGGAGAATGAG AAACTCCGAGGAGACGCACGCCAGAAGCTGCCCATGGACTTGCTGGTGCTGGAGGATGAGAAGCACCACGGGGCTCAGAGTGCAGCCCTGCAGAAGGTGAAG GGCCAAGAGCGCGTGCGCAAGACGTCCCTGGACCTGCGGCGGGAGATCATCGACGTGGGCGGGATCCAGAACCTCATCCAGCTGCGGAAGAAACGCAAGCAGAAGAAGCGGGACGCTCTGGCCGCCTCGCATGAGCCGCCCCCAGAGCCCGAGGAGATC ACTGGCCCTGTGGATGAGGAGACCTTCCTGAAAGCCGCGGTGGAGGGGAAAATGAAGGTCATTGAGAAGTTCCTGGCTGACGGGGGGTCAGCCGACACGTGCGACCAG TTCCGTCGGACAGCACTGCACCGAGCCTCCCTGGAAGGCCACATGGAAATCCTGGAGAAGCTTCTAGATAGTGGGGCCACTGTGGACTTCCAGGATCGG CTGGACTGCACAGCCATGCATTGGGCCTGCCGCGGGGGCCACTTAGAGGTGGTGAAACTTCTGCAAAGCCATGGAGCAGACACCAATGTGAGGGATAAG CTGCTGAGCACCCCGCTGCACGTGGCAGTCCGGACAGGGCAGGTGGAGATTGTGGAGCACTTTCTATCCCTGGGCCTGGAAATCAATGCCAGAGACAGG GAAGGGGATACTGCCCTGCATGACGCTGTGAGGCTCAACCGCTACAAAATCATCAAACTGCTGCTCCTGCATGGGGCTGACATGATGACCAAGAACCTG GCAGGAAAGACCCCGACGGACCTGGTGCAGCTGTGGCAGGCTGATACCCGGCACGCCCTGGAGCATCCTGAGCCGGGGGCTGAGCAAAACGGGCTGGAGGGGCCTAATGATAGTGGGCGAGAGACCCCTCAGCCTGTGCCAGCCCAGTGA
- the HOGA1 gene encoding 4-hydroxy-2-oxoglutarate aldolase, mitochondrial isoform X1 codes for MLGPQVWSSVRQGLSRSLSRNVGVWASGEGKKVDIAGIYPPVTTPFTATAEVDYGKLEENLHKLGTFPFRGFVVQGSNGEFPFLTSSERLEVVSRVRQAMPKNRLLLAGSGCESTQATVEMTVSMAQVGADAAMVVTPCYYRGRMSSAALIHHYTKVADLSPIPVVLYSVPANTGLDLPVDAVVTLSQHPNIVGMKDSGGDVTRIGLIVHKTRKQDFQVLAGSAGFLMASYALGAVGGVCALANVLGAQVCQLEQLCCTGQWEDAQKLQHRLIEPNAAVTRRFGIPGLKKIMDWFGYYGGPCRAPLQELSPAEEEALRMDFTSNGWL; via the exons ATGCTGGGTCCCCAAGTCTGGTCCTCTGTGAGGCAGGGGCTAAGCAGGAGCTTGTCCAGGAATGTGGGGGTCTGGGCCtcaggggaggggaagaaggtGGACATTGCGGGTATCTACCCCCCTGTGACCACCCCCTTCACTGCCACTGCAGAGGTGGACTATGGGAAACTGGAGGAGAATCTGCACAAATTGGGCACCTTCCCCTTCCGAG GCTTCGTGGTCCAGGGCTCCAATGGCGAGTTTCCTTTCCTGACCAGCAGTGAGCGCCTCGAGGTGGTGAGCCGTGTGCGCCAGGCCATGCCCAAGAACAGGCTCCTGCTAGCTGGCTCCGGATGCGAGT CCACTCAAGCCACAGTGGAGATGACCGTCAGCATGGCCCAGGTCGGGGCTGACGCGGCCATGGTGGTGACCCCTTGCTACTATCGTGGCCGCATGAGCAGTGCGGCCCTCATTCACCACTACACCAAG GTTGCTGATCTCTCTCCAATCCCTGTGGTGCTGTACAGTGTCCCAGCCAACACAGGGCTGGACCTGCCTGTGGATGCAGTGGTCACGCTTTCCCAGCACCCGAATATTGTGGGCATGAAGGACAGCGGTGGTGAT GTGACCAGGATTGGGCTGATTGTTCACAAGACCAGGAAGCAGGATTTTCAGGTGTTGGCTGGATCGGCTGGCTTTCTGATGGCCAGCTATGCCTTGG GAGCTGTGGGGGGCGTCTGCGCCCTGGCCAATGTCCTGGGGGCTCAGGTGTGCCAGCTGGAGCAACTGTGCTGCACGGGGCAATGGGAAGATGCCCAGAAACTGCAGCACCGCCTCATTGAGCCAAACGCTGCG GTGACCCGGCGCTTTGGGATCCCAGGGCTGAAGAAAATCATGGACTGGTTTGGCTACTATGGAGGCCCCTGCCGCGCCCCCTTGCAGGAGCTGAGCCCCGCTGAGGAGGAGGCACTGCGCATGGATTTCACCAGCAACGGCTGGCTCTGA
- the HOGA1 gene encoding 4-hydroxy-2-oxoglutarate aldolase, mitochondrial isoform X2, with product MLGPQVWSSVRQGLSRSLSRNVGVWASGEGKKVDIAGIYPPVTTPFTATAEVDYGKLEENLHKLGTFPFRGFVVQGSNGEFPFLTSSERLEVVSRVRQAMPKNRLLLAGSGCESTQATVEMTVSMAQVGADAAMVVTPCYYRGRMSSAALIHHYTKVADLSPIPVVLYSVPANTGLDLPVDAVVTLSQHPNIVGMKDSGGDVTRIGLIVHKTRKQDFQVLAGSAGFLMASYALGAVGGVCALANVLGAQVCQLEQLCCTGQWEDAQKLQHRLIEPNAAKIL from the exons ATGCTGGGTCCCCAAGTCTGGTCCTCTGTGAGGCAGGGGCTAAGCAGGAGCTTGTCCAGGAATGTGGGGGTCTGGGCCtcaggggaggggaagaaggtGGACATTGCGGGTATCTACCCCCCTGTGACCACCCCCTTCACTGCCACTGCAGAGGTGGACTATGGGAAACTGGAGGAGAATCTGCACAAATTGGGCACCTTCCCCTTCCGAG GCTTCGTGGTCCAGGGCTCCAATGGCGAGTTTCCTTTCCTGACCAGCAGTGAGCGCCTCGAGGTGGTGAGCCGTGTGCGCCAGGCCATGCCCAAGAACAGGCTCCTGCTAGCTGGCTCCGGATGCGAGT CCACTCAAGCCACAGTGGAGATGACCGTCAGCATGGCCCAGGTCGGGGCTGACGCGGCCATGGTGGTGACCCCTTGCTACTATCGTGGCCGCATGAGCAGTGCGGCCCTCATTCACCACTACACCAAG GTTGCTGATCTCTCTCCAATCCCTGTGGTGCTGTACAGTGTCCCAGCCAACACAGGGCTGGACCTGCCTGTGGATGCAGTGGTCACGCTTTCCCAGCACCCGAATATTGTGGGCATGAAGGACAGCGGTGGTGAT GTGACCAGGATTGGGCTGATTGTTCACAAGACCAGGAAGCAGGATTTTCAGGTGTTGGCTGGATCGGCTGGCTTTCTGATGGCCAGCTATGCCTTGG GAGCTGTGGGGGGCGTCTGCGCCCTGGCCAATGTCCTGGGGGCTCAGGTGTGCCAGCTGGAGCAACTGTGCTGCACGGGGCAATGGGAAGATGCCCAGAAACTGCAGCACCGCCTCATTGAGCCAAACGCTGCG AAAATCCTTTGA
- the HOGA1 gene encoding 4-hydroxy-2-oxoglutarate aldolase, mitochondrial isoform X3: protein MLGPQVWSSVRQGLSRSLSRNVGVWASGEGKKVDIAGIYPPVTTPFTATAEVDYGKLEENLHKLGTFPFRGAVGGVCALANVLGAQVCQLEQLCCTGQWEDAQKLQHRLIEPNAAVTRRFGIPGLKKIMDWFGYYGGPCRAPLQELSPAEEEALRMDFTSNGWL from the exons ATGCTGGGTCCCCAAGTCTGGTCCTCTGTGAGGCAGGGGCTAAGCAGGAGCTTGTCCAGGAATGTGGGGGTCTGGGCCtcaggggaggggaagaaggtGGACATTGCGGGTATCTACCCCCCTGTGACCACCCCCTTCACTGCCACTGCAGAGGTGGACTATGGGAAACTGGAGGAGAATCTGCACAAATTGGGCACCTTCCCCTTCCGAG GAGCTGTGGGGGGCGTCTGCGCCCTGGCCAATGTCCTGGGGGCTCAGGTGTGCCAGCTGGAGCAACTGTGCTGCACGGGGCAATGGGAAGATGCCCAGAAACTGCAGCACCGCCTCATTGAGCCAAACGCTGCG GTGACCCGGCGCTTTGGGATCCCAGGGCTGAAGAAAATCATGGACTGGTTTGGCTACTATGGAGGCCCCTGCCGCGCCCCCTTGCAGGAGCTGAGCCCCGCTGAGGAGGAGGCACTGCGCATGGATTTCACCAGCAACGGCTGGCTCTGA
- the C8H10orf62 gene encoding uncharacterized protein C10orf62 homolog, with protein sequence MPARLDMRDAAASPHPTLTTPLSPPHPQLPSSQWGSLLRWWGAPREGAAGGLPVRHPWGACPFKHEPYHQRSPSVLLALPAWCRVLETFLELIQQPSCKVVLGTALLLGGGGLMLWVQRKRRRKETSECPPDKDKSPESHKAKNESWIKSHFSRLSEEKLALDNNASTSGNATQTESGSEEVSSTVHIETFTTRHGEVGSALHRESFTSRQKTSGPSVIQEIHQESGKAPSTDEATWAAVAACTKEIDTQGRHLAHSMLQRATAYQHSGHLESKDINQEELRALEEVEMKLQKNFLTQRENTIAGANHTHTFYGHSHHSHHGHPSHQSHSLPNHRH encoded by the coding sequence ATGCCTGCCAGGCTAGACATGAGGGATGCTGcggcctctccccaccccactctcaccaccccactctccccaccccacccgcaACTGCCTTCCTCACAATGGGGTTCATTGTTGAGGTGGTGGGGGGCCCCTAGGGAGGGTGCAGCAGGGGGCCTGCCTGTCAGACATCCTTGGGGAGCCTGCCCTTTCAAGCATGAACCATACCACCAGAGATCACCCAGCGTGCTCTTAGCTCTGCCTGCCTGGTGTAGGGTCCTGGAGACCTTCttggagctcatccagcagccaTCATGCAAGGTGGTGCTGGGGACTGCCCTCTTGCTAGGAGGTGGAGGTCTCATGCTGTGGGttcagagaaagaggagaagaaaggaaacctCTGAGTGTCCACCAGACAAGGACAAGTCACCAGAATCCCATAAAGCAAAGAATGAAAGCTGGATTAAGTCCCACTTTAGCCGCCTTTCCGAAGAGAAGCTGGCCCTCGACAACAATGCCAGCACTAGTGGCAATGCTACCCAGACTGAGAGTGGGAGTGAAGAGGTCAGCTCCACGGTTCACATAGAGACCTTCACCACGAGGCACGGAGAAGTGGGCTCCGCTCTGCACCGGGAATCCTTCACCAGCAGGCAGAAGACATCTGGGCCCTCAGTGATCCAAGAGATCCACCAGGAGTCTGGAAAAGCCCCATCCACTGATGAGGCCACGTGGGCCGCTGTGGCTGCCTGCACCAAGGAGATTGACACCCAGGGGCGGCACCTGGCTCACTCCATGCTGCAGCGGGCCACAGCTTACCAGCACTCAGGTCACCTGGAGTCCAAGGACATCAACCAGGAGGAGCTGAGGGCCCTCGAGGAGGTGGAGATGAAGCTGCAAAAGAATTTCCTCACCCAGCGGGAAAACACCATAGCTGGTGCCAATCACACACACACCTTCTATGGCCACAGTCACCACAGTCACCATGGCCACCCAAGCCACCAGAGCCACAGCCTGCCTAATCACAGACACTAG